The genomic DNA GAAATCGTTTCGAACACGTATCCTTAAATTCAAGATGAACAATTCGTTATTCAATTAGTGTCAGTTCAAAAATAAGTTTGCTTACATCTAAAAATAGGCTTCGGCTTCGGCTTGGGTTTCTCTTTACCCGTTTGTACAAGCTCataatcatcatcctcatcatcgtcTTGCCCTTTCCCGCTCTTGTGACCCATTCTTTGAGGCATCGGAATGGGCCTTGTCCTCTTGGTGTTTTCGTACCCGTCATTGTCTCCTGCTTTCATCACCGGGCGAGCCATAAGTTTAGGCACGGGGATGGGACGGATGGTCTTGGTATTCTCATAGCCATCGTCTTCCGTCCTTTGACCAGTCTGCCGAACCTTGCCGATGGGCACAGGAGAAGGACGGGCAGTCTTGACGATCTCGTACCCGTCACTTTCTGGCGTATCCTCCAATTGACCGGCCTTCCTATTAGACCAATGAGTAGCAAGGGCCGCCTTGAGAATTCCCCTATCGCCGTCGGCAGGCTGATTCACAGGCAGCAGTGATGTGTAGCCACCTTCTTCAACCTGAGGCCTGTTTGGTTGATGAAGCTGTGCCTCTTTGCCATGTGGCACACCGATGGTTTTCGTCTCTGCAAGGATCTTTAGCTTTGAAAGATGCGGTGATGGAGAGAACGTTGACTCTTTCAACTCTGCGTCGTTGGTCTTGCGTCCCAAGCGATTAGGTCTCCGACGACGGAGGTACACAAAGATGAAGACAACATACGATAGTACAAGGATGATTCCAAGTGCAATAGCTACGAAATTGACATCCTGTACGCCCTCCTGTGATGTAAGTCTTGGTGTGGATATTCGGTAGGTTGGAGGAATCGTTGTGACAGGATAGGTTGAGGACGGCGGTTTCTTTGGGGTGTTGACCGGCAcgggtggtggtgttggtgatggcCGACTGGTAGTCAAACGGGATGGTGGTGTCACAGATGATGTTGAAAGTGTACTGGGTGCTGAGGTCGTAAGACGGACTTTCGATGTGgctttaaaaacaatataataagGAATTTTGATTACATAAAAATGATGTACCAAGGTTGAAAGTAATACCTGAAGTGCTTATTAAAGAAACTGGAATATTTATGCCAAATACTATTAAGGTCTCCAAAGTGAAACGAAACATAATTCAATCTCAACATGCTCAAATGAAATCGAGAAGAAGTAGACATTGGgaacgtttcatgaaatgacttaTCGtgcgttttatccgacaagtcctgtttagTAACAGTGCTTTATagctaatcaaaatcaaggtaagctgtcaggggcccgttgcagaa from Lytechinus variegatus isolate NC3 chromosome 8, Lvar_3.0, whole genome shotgun sequence includes the following:
- the LOC121420722 gene encoding proline-rich receptor-like protein kinase PERK1, giving the protein MATTIIPTHSPDTPHRDSPTTVHLFSIYATKRAGPTRQPYVTTAVDSVSRFATSKVRLTTSAPSTLSTSSVTPPSRLTTSRPSPTPPPVPVNTPKKPPSSTYPVTTIPPTYRISTPRLTSQEGVQDVNFVAIALGIILVLSYVVFIFVYLRRRRPNRLGRKTNDAELKESTFSPSPHLSKLKILAETKTIGVPHGKEAQLHQPNRPQVEEGGYTSLLPVNQPADGDRGILKAALATHWSNRKAGQLEDTPESDGYEIVKTARPSPVPIGKVRQTGQRTEDDGYENTKTIRPIPVPKLMARPVMKAGDNDGYENTKRTRPIPMPQRMGHKSGKGQDDDEDDDYELVQTGKEKPKPKPKPIFRCKQTYF